Proteins from one Nicotiana tabacum cultivar K326 chromosome 23, ASM71507v2, whole genome shotgun sequence genomic window:
- the LOC142177375 gene encoding uncharacterized protein LOC142177375, with the protein MNTISTELLSGIAYAYNAHLGWEDLRERFDKVNLMRIFQLHRAITNLSQGIDSVSVYFTKLKSLWNEYDALVPAPNSKEYVEHLQQQRLLQFLSGLNDSYDQARRNILLKSEDPTIN; encoded by the coding sequence ATGAACACTATATCCACAGAGCTTCTTAGTGGAATTGCTTATGCATATAACGCACACCTTGGTTGGGAAGATTTGAGAGAGAGATTTGACAAGGTGAATCTCATGAGGATTTTTCAATTACATAGAGCCATAACTAATTTGTCACAAGGTATTGATTCTGTCTCAGTTTATTTCACTAAGCTAAAAAGCCTTTGGAATGAATATGATGCCTTAGTACCTGCTCCTAATTCAAAGGAGTATGTTGAGCATCTTCAGCAACAAAGGTTATTGCAGTTTCTCAGTGGCTTGAATGACTCTTATGACCAAGCTAGAaggaatattttgttgaaatctgAAGATCCTACTATTAACTAA